One Paraburkholderia sp. IMGN_8 DNA window includes the following coding sequences:
- a CDS encoding class I SAM-dependent DNA methyltransferase produces the protein MPVLDAVQTFAGITNENEFYSHTYLAEVFKGDIRERLTEWDAEESQHLGDESHRAPYKRLQGWAQRWFALRGQVARARDEHERWQLFVQMQTGLLHALGFRQPPRTLTLREFVTGLPVPVWDVQGARLAIIPAYHPGAENDELLDHELAAFHYEGEPVPAELRNETWAAMLSDAVFGADSPPRYVLLAGLDEWLLLDRYKWPNNRALRFNWADILDRKHADTLKACAALLHQTCLAPGEGISLLESLDSNAHKHAFGVSEDLKYALREAIEILGNEAARQLDELATGSKKSIYSGAYKLDAGTLSLECLRLVYRLLFMFYIEARPELGYVPIQKSEVYLKGYSLESLRDLETQPLTTQHAREGRYFDVTLRRLFRLVAHGCGTANQQNLHEVVEGAMDIFALAPLDSRLFDDSTMPLLDKVRFPNEVWQRVIRLLSLSKAQGKGRRLGRVSYQMLSINQLGAVYEALLSYRGFFAEEDLYEVKPAPKKASAASTSDDDNGDDSDYGDDTTTDRRVRANDSDADKLENAWFVPRSRIEEYRDDEKVYDVNESGRRKLRMYPKGSFIYRLAGRDRQKSASYYTPQVLTQCLVKYSLKELLASERVKCADDILTLTICEPAMGSAAFLNEAVNQLAEAYLERKQAELKQRIPHDSYPQELQKVRMYLADRNAFGVDLNPVAVELAEVSIWLNAIYGGEDEQGRPLPARVPWFGYQLFTGNSLIGARHQVFRATALVKGAKPAWHEERPRRVTAESPRQPNEIWHFLLPDPGMADYADKDAKKLYPQDFERLKTWRKTFTAPLAEFEIARLQQLSAQVDELWLEHAEALARDRSRTEDVLNVWPHKEDAKGAGVGRISRAQKDTIRREGLLNEDGDLATPYRRLKLVMDYWCALWFWPITESVQPPSREQWWIEIGAILEGNVIDVFPQFGLDLQAAEPDQPQAVIPEVQSSLIGFETQLPLTESAAQPRLHDKFGQLRISKLRQHFPRVATIEAIADARRFMHWELCFADVLLYNGGFDLILGNPPWIKVEWNEAGILGERNPIFAIRKISASDLAKLRAEAFARFTGLQAEWLGELQESEGTQNFLNATQNYPLLKGVQTNLYKCFMPMAWSLNSVNGVTGLLHPEGPYDDPKAGALREAVYARLRRHFQFINEAHLFAEVHNLTKYSINIYGAVSTQLGFDQLANLFVPATVDACYQHDGQGAVGGYKNEAGQWNIHGHSDRIVRVDEEALATFAQLYDEPGTPACRARLPALHATALSSVLKRLAAYPRRLADLREDYLSTEMWHETMQQHDGTITRRLAGDNGFAAAPEDLVLSGPHFFVANPFNKTPFKACTSNKAYAQLDLTTLQDDYLPRTNYRPMTDRAEYLRRMPRVSWVCDGEAEGRPASDFFRYVHRRRIGSSSERTLSCAIVPPGTAHVHTVLSLTFRFPQNLVDTVATMSSVVADFFVKSTGLGDLYASTLSRVPLVHSSGLAARALALNCLTAHYAPLWEEVYDVAFADQVWSHPGNPRLPQDFWQNLTGTWTRHSALRSDYARRMALVEIDVLVAQALGLTLDELLLIYHVQFPVMQGYERDTWYDANGRIVFTNSRGLIGVGLPRSGSRSTPKTRIVTPDGKSRDGNFGWEDLWAYVATAADDSEDVVKVGGKPKVPDGTVFTQWVTDDTLPGGPRTVERIYVAPFARANREDDYRTAWAVFAPASMNEHG, from the coding sequence ATGCCCGTCCTCGACGCCGTACAGACCTTTGCTGGCATCACCAACGAAAACGAGTTCTACAGCCACACCTACCTCGCCGAAGTCTTCAAGGGCGACATCAGGGAGCGTCTGACCGAGTGGGATGCCGAGGAGTCCCAGCACCTTGGCGATGAATCGCACCGCGCGCCATATAAGCGCCTGCAGGGGTGGGCACAGCGCTGGTTTGCGCTTCGTGGTCAGGTTGCGCGCGCCCGTGATGAACATGAGCGCTGGCAGCTCTTCGTGCAGATGCAGACCGGCCTGTTGCATGCTCTTGGCTTTCGCCAGCCGCCGCGCACGCTAACGCTGCGCGAGTTCGTCACGGGGCTACCAGTGCCGGTCTGGGATGTGCAGGGTGCGCGCCTTGCCATCATTCCTGCCTACCACCCGGGCGCGGAAAACGACGAGCTCCTCGACCACGAGCTCGCTGCGTTCCATTATGAGGGTGAGCCAGTGCCCGCCGAGTTGCGCAATGAGACATGGGCAGCGATGTTGTCCGACGCCGTGTTCGGCGCTGACAGCCCGCCACGCTATGTATTGCTGGCCGGTCTTGACGAGTGGCTGCTGCTTGACCGCTACAAGTGGCCGAATAACCGCGCACTGCGCTTCAACTGGGCCGATATACTGGACCGCAAGCACGCCGACACGCTCAAGGCATGCGCAGCGCTGCTGCATCAGACGTGCCTCGCCCCCGGCGAGGGCATCAGCTTGCTTGAGAGCCTGGATAGCAACGCGCACAAGCATGCGTTTGGCGTCAGCGAAGACCTCAAATATGCACTGCGCGAGGCCATCGAAATCCTTGGAAACGAGGCTGCGCGCCAGCTCGATGAACTTGCCACGGGTAGCAAGAAGAGCATCTACTCCGGCGCCTACAAGCTCGATGCCGGTACGTTGAGTCTCGAATGCCTGCGTCTCGTGTACCGGCTGCTCTTCATGTTTTACATCGAAGCGCGACCGGAGCTGGGGTATGTGCCAATCCAAAAGAGCGAGGTCTACCTCAAGGGCTACAGCCTCGAAAGCCTGCGCGACTTAGAGACGCAGCCGCTCACCACCCAGCACGCGCGAGAGGGCAGATACTTCGACGTGACGCTGCGGCGACTGTTCAGACTGGTCGCCCATGGCTGCGGCACGGCGAATCAGCAAAACTTGCATGAGGTAGTTGAAGGTGCAATGGACATCTTTGCGCTGGCACCGCTTGACAGTCGCCTGTTCGACGACAGTACCATGCCGTTGCTTGACAAGGTCCGTTTCCCGAACGAAGTGTGGCAGCGAGTCATCCGCCTGCTGTCGCTTAGCAAGGCGCAGGGGAAAGGGCGTCGCCTTGGTCGCGTGAGCTATCAGATGCTTTCAATTAACCAGCTGGGTGCAGTCTACGAGGCTCTGCTCAGCTACCGCGGCTTTTTCGCCGAAGAAGACCTGTACGAGGTCAAACCCGCGCCGAAGAAAGCGAGTGCAGCGAGCACCAGTGACGACGACAACGGCGATGATAGCGACTATGGCGACGACACTACTACCGACCGCCGCGTGCGTGCCAACGATTCCGACGCCGACAAGCTCGAAAATGCATGGTTCGTGCCACGCAGCCGCATCGAAGAATACCGCGACGACGAAAAGGTCTACGACGTCAACGAGAGCGGCCGTCGCAAGCTGCGCATGTATCCGAAGGGCTCATTCATCTACCGCCTAGCGGGCAGAGACCGGCAGAAGAGCGCAAGCTACTACACGCCCCAGGTGCTCACGCAGTGCCTTGTAAAATACTCGCTCAAGGAGTTGCTGGCCAGCGAGCGCGTGAAATGCGCCGATGATATTCTGACGCTCACGATATGCGAGCCCGCAATGGGCAGCGCGGCGTTCCTGAACGAAGCGGTCAACCAGCTGGCAGAAGCCTACCTGGAGCGTAAACAGGCTGAACTAAAGCAACGCATTCCACACGATTCGTACCCGCAGGAACTGCAGAAGGTGCGCATGTATTTGGCTGACCGGAACGCGTTCGGCGTGGACCTGAACCCCGTTGCCGTAGAGCTAGCCGAGGTGTCCATCTGGCTGAACGCCATTTATGGCGGCGAGGACGAGCAAGGCAGGCCGTTGCCGGCACGTGTGCCTTGGTTCGGTTACCAGCTTTTCACCGGCAACAGTCTCATCGGCGCCCGCCATCAGGTGTTCAGAGCCACCGCGCTGGTCAAGGGCGCCAAGCCTGCGTGGCATGAAGAGCGACCGCGGCGAGTGACTGCGGAGTCCCCGCGTCAGCCAAATGAAATATGGCACTTCCTGCTGCCGGACCCAGGCATGGCGGACTACGCCGACAAGGACGCAAAGAAGCTGTACCCGCAAGATTTTGAGCGCCTGAAAACTTGGCGCAAAACCTTCACCGCACCGCTGGCAGAATTTGAGATTGCGCGCCTGCAGCAGCTCAGTGCACAAGTGGACGAATTGTGGTTGGAGCATGCCGAAGCGCTTGCACGTGACCGCAGTCGCACGGAAGACGTACTGAATGTATGGCCTCACAAAGAGGATGCAAAAGGAGCCGGCGTCGGTCGCATCAGTCGCGCCCAGAAGGACACCATCCGCCGCGAAGGCCTGCTTAACGAAGACGGCGACCTCGCAACACCGTATCGACGTCTGAAGCTGGTAATGGATTACTGGTGTGCGTTGTGGTTCTGGCCCATTACCGAGTCAGTGCAACCGCCGAGCCGCGAGCAATGGTGGATTGAGATTGGTGCCATCCTCGAAGGCAACGTAATTGACGTGTTCCCACAATTCGGCTTGGACCTGCAAGCTGCCGAACCCGACCAACCCCAAGCGGTGATTCCGGAGGTTCAGAGCAGTCTGATTGGGTTCGAGACTCAGTTGCCTCTGACTGAGTCGGCAGCGCAACCGAGGTTGCATGACAAGTTTGGCCAGTTGCGCATCAGCAAGCTGCGCCAGCATTTCCCGCGCGTGGCGACAATAGAGGCCATTGCCGACGCGCGCCGTTTTATGCACTGGGAACTTTGCTTCGCGGACGTGCTGCTTTACAACGGTGGCTTTGACCTGATACTTGGGAATCCACCTTGGATTAAAGTCGAATGGAACGAGGCGGGCATTCTGGGCGAGCGCAATCCTATTTTCGCGATTCGAAAAATTAGTGCGAGTGACTTGGCCAAACTCCGGGCGGAAGCATTTGCCCGCTTCACCGGTCTACAAGCGGAATGGCTTGGCGAACTGCAGGAATCAGAGGGGACGCAGAATTTCCTGAACGCTACGCAGAACTACCCGCTACTCAAAGGCGTGCAGACCAATCTGTACAAATGCTTCATGCCAATGGCGTGGAGTTTGAATAGTGTGAATGGTGTGACTGGACTGCTCCATCCCGAAGGGCCTTATGACGACCCGAAAGCAGGTGCGCTGCGCGAGGCAGTCTATGCACGATTGCGTCGACATTTCCAGTTTATAAACGAAGCGCATTTGTTTGCTGAAGTCCACAACCTCACCAAGTACAGCATTAACATTTATGGTGCTGTGTCGACGCAGCTTGGCTTTGACCAGCTAGCTAATCTGTTCGTGCCGGCCACGGTGGACGCGTGCTACCAGCACGACGGCCAAGGTGCGGTTGGCGGCTACAAGAACGAGGCCGGTCAGTGGAACATTCATGGCCACAGTGACCGCATCGTACGCGTAGACGAGGAGGCGCTTGCTACGTTTGCCCAACTCTACGACGAACCGGGCACACCCGCATGCCGCGCGCGTCTGCCCGCGTTACACGCCACCGCCTTGAGCAGCGTGCTAAAAAGGCTCGCCGCTTATCCGCGCCGACTCGCGGATTTGCGAGAGGATTATCTTTCTACAGAAATGTGGCACGAAACGATGCAGCAGCATGACGGCACTATTACGCGCCGGCTTGCTGGCGACAATGGTTTCGCAGCAGCGCCTGAAGATTTGGTCTTGTCTGGACCGCATTTTTTCGTAGCGAATCCTTTCAACAAAACGCCATTCAAAGCATGCACTTCCAACAAGGCCTACGCTCAGCTAGACCTTACTACCTTGCAAGATGACTACCTGCCGCGCACCAATTATCGGCCGATGACCGACCGTGCAGAATATTTGCGCCGCATGCCACGCGTGAGTTGGGTGTGTGATGGCGAGGCTGAAGGAAGGCCTGCGAGTGATTTTTTCCGCTACGTGCATCGGCGCCGAATCGGCTCCTCCTCTGAAAGGACCCTCAGTTGTGCGATTGTCCCGCCGGGGACAGCTCACGTTCACACGGTTCTGTCGCTGACGTTTCGTTTCCCCCAGAATCTGGTTGACACAGTTGCCACGATGTCTTCCGTTGTTGCGGATTTTTTCGTTAAATCGACGGGGCTCGGGGACCTTTATGCTTCGACATTGTCGCGAGTTCCACTCGTCCATTCGAGCGGTCTTGCTGCTCGCGCCCTAGCACTCAACTGCCTCACGGCCCACTATGCGCCTCTGTGGGAGGAAGTGTACGACGTAGCATTTGCCGACCAAGTCTGGAGTCATCCAGGCAACCCGCGCCTGCCGCAGGATTTCTGGCAAAACCTCACCGGTACTTGGACTCGTCACTCTGCGTTACGTAGCGACTACGCTCGCCGAATGGCTCTTGTGGAAATCGACGTACTGGTGGCACAAGCCCTGGGGTTGACGCTTGATGAACTCCTGCTCATCTATCACGTGCAATTTCCAGTAATGCAGGGCTACGAGCGGGACACCTGGTACGACGCGAACGGTCGAATCGTCTTTACCAATAGCAGGGGCCTGATAGGTGTTGGTCTACCACGCAGCGGGAGCCGCAGCACACCGAAGACGCGCATCGTGACCCCGGACGGCAAGTCACGGGATGGCAACTTCGGCTGGGAAGACCTCTGGGCCTATGTCGCTACAGCCGCGGACGACAGCGAGGATGTTGTCAAGGTAGGAGGCAAACCGAAGGTTCCTGATGGAACTGTCTTTACGCAATGGGTAACCGATGACACGCTTCCAGGCGGCCCGCGCACCGTTGAGCGTATCTATGTGGCGCCCTTCGCCCGAGCCAATCGCGAGGACGACTATCGCACCGCATGGGCTGTGTTTGCGCCGGCGTCGATGAACGAGCATGGGTAA
- a CDS encoding DEAD/DEAH box helicase — protein sequence MLPFAPGSRAVIRDEEWLIRRVDPTADGGWLLSCDGISELVRGQSALFLTELEDAIEILDPAETELVPDVSPTYNATVLYLESLRRRGVASDTRIHLGHRGVMNVVPYQIDPALQALHQPRPRILIADAVGLGKTLEAGILATELIQRGRGKRILIVTQKAMLTQFQKEWWSRFTIPLVRLDSVGLARVRNRIPANHNPFNYFDRSIISIDTLKSNLEYRNYLENAWWDIIVIDECHNVAARAGEGGLSRRARLARLLSSRSDTLILLSATPHDGSARSFASLMSLLDPTAIPDPDDYTPEDFRSKGLVIRRFKKDIKDQVQSDFQERETLCLRQDASAEEEAAYRALLEVPFTQGGQRNGAYQQELQRVGMQKALFSSPAAALKSTNRRIAALQNKSGPTPEELCEVEGLEVLADALKILVNDSTARGFSKYQRLLEQLSSDEFGWQPHSADDRLVIFSERIETLEWLQRQLTVDLKFKSNQLAVLHGGMPDTDQQTLVERFGRKEDSLRVLLCSDVASEGLNLHYFCHRLVHFDLPWSLMVFQQRNGRVDRYGQKHKPNILYLFTETVNQKIRGDLRILEILQAKDEQAYRNLGDPSAFLNVFDPDKEEAKVADFMADGMQPAEVEAQLDQNAANDSTDEGSGDWLMQLFGGGTDSADGHTDHPTATPVGSSLEQIDERSSLFQSDHHYAKTALTQLNQGETLCDWTSHDEEQVIALTAPRDLQERLRQLPHEVQDDNDHYTLCASPKRMMDAIEIARQARSEEEAWPQQHYLWPQHPIMEWLGDRVLTQFGRHKAPLLQSHKLAPDEQAFILMSLIPNRKGQPLLVEWQVACRKGDGAFALESFDAFMERAGIRAGGLPNRGETPTLRTQMQRALPRAVKYMHEFMVERQQTFSADMQARLKDTLAELERLQERQMEQLALDLDKQLETVKQGRFERRSQQIHKVFDEYRRWVADTLTTEPQPWIQVLAGVCHPQAAGA from the coding sequence ATGCTTCCCTTCGCACCTGGCTCGCGTGCCGTCATCCGCGATGAAGAATGGCTCATTCGCCGTGTTGACCCTACAGCCGACGGCGGCTGGCTACTAAGCTGCGATGGTATTTCAGAGCTGGTCCGAGGGCAGTCGGCCCTGTTTCTGACGGAACTGGAAGATGCAATCGAGATTCTTGACCCGGCAGAGACAGAGCTGGTGCCTGACGTAAGCCCAACATACAACGCGACGGTCCTGTACCTCGAAAGCCTTCGCCGCCGTGGCGTGGCGAGCGACACCCGCATCCATCTCGGTCACCGCGGGGTGATGAACGTTGTACCGTACCAGATAGACCCGGCACTGCAGGCACTGCATCAACCACGCCCGCGCATTTTGATTGCCGATGCAGTCGGTCTTGGTAAGACACTGGAAGCGGGAATTCTGGCCACAGAGCTAATCCAGCGCGGGCGCGGCAAGCGCATCCTCATTGTCACTCAGAAGGCCATGCTCACGCAATTTCAGAAGGAATGGTGGAGTCGCTTCACGATTCCGTTGGTCCGTCTCGATTCCGTTGGGCTCGCGCGGGTACGCAACCGGATTCCGGCGAACCATAACCCGTTCAACTACTTCGACCGCAGCATAATCTCCATCGATACGCTGAAAAGCAATCTCGAGTATCGGAATTATCTCGAGAACGCGTGGTGGGACATCATCGTTATCGACGAGTGCCATAACGTCGCCGCGAGGGCTGGCGAAGGCGGCCTGTCGCGTCGTGCACGCTTGGCACGGCTGCTGTCCAGCCGCTCTGACACGCTTATCCTCCTGTCTGCGACGCCTCATGATGGCTCCGCGCGCAGCTTTGCGTCGCTGATGAGCCTACTAGACCCAACGGCCATCCCTGACCCGGACGACTACACGCCAGAAGATTTCCGCAGCAAGGGTCTGGTTATTCGTCGGTTCAAGAAGGACATCAAGGACCAGGTGCAGTCGGACTTCCAGGAGCGCGAGACGCTTTGCCTGCGGCAGGACGCCAGTGCAGAGGAGGAGGCCGCGTACCGTGCGTTGCTCGAAGTACCCTTCACACAGGGCGGTCAGAGAAACGGCGCTTACCAGCAGGAGCTGCAGCGCGTGGGCATGCAGAAGGCGCTGTTCTCGAGTCCGGCGGCCGCCCTCAAGTCGACCAATAGGCGCATTGCGGCGTTACAGAACAAGTCCGGTCCGACGCCTGAAGAATTGTGTGAGGTCGAGGGTCTTGAAGTGCTGGCTGATGCACTCAAGATACTCGTCAACGACTCCACTGCGCGTGGCTTCAGCAAGTACCAGCGCCTACTCGAACAGCTGTCCTCAGACGAGTTCGGCTGGCAGCCGCACAGCGCAGATGACCGTCTGGTCATCTTCTCCGAGCGTATCGAAACGCTGGAGTGGCTGCAAAGACAGCTTACCGTTGACCTCAAATTCAAGTCGAATCAGTTGGCCGTATTGCATGGCGGCATGCCCGACACCGACCAGCAGACACTGGTCGAGCGCTTTGGTCGCAAGGAGGACTCGCTGCGTGTGTTGCTGTGCTCCGACGTCGCCAGCGAAGGTCTGAACCTGCATTACTTCTGCCATCGCCTCGTGCACTTCGACCTGCCCTGGTCGCTAATGGTGTTCCAGCAGCGCAATGGCCGGGTGGACCGGTACGGGCAGAAGCACAAGCCGAACATCCTCTATTTGTTTACCGAAACGGTGAACCAAAAGATTCGTGGTGACCTGCGTATCCTCGAAATTCTGCAGGCCAAGGACGAACAGGCGTACCGAAATCTCGGTGACCCATCAGCGTTTCTCAACGTGTTCGACCCGGACAAGGAGGAGGCAAAGGTCGCCGATTTCATGGCAGACGGAATGCAACCGGCAGAAGTTGAGGCCCAACTCGACCAAAATGCCGCGAACGACAGTACCGACGAAGGCAGTGGCGATTGGCTGATGCAGCTGTTTGGCGGTGGCACAGACAGCGCGGATGGTCACACGGACCACCCAACCGCTACGCCTGTCGGTAGCAGTCTCGAACAGATTGACGAACGCTCATCGCTGTTTCAGAGTGACCACCACTACGCGAAGACCGCTCTCACACAGCTCAATCAGGGCGAGACATTGTGTGACTGGACCTCGCATGACGAGGAACAGGTCATCGCGTTGACCGCTCCGCGCGACCTGCAGGAACGCCTGCGTCAGCTCCCCCACGAAGTGCAGGACGACAACGACCATTACACACTGTGCGCGAGTCCAAAGCGGATGATGGACGCAATTGAAATCGCCCGTCAGGCGCGCTCCGAGGAAGAAGCGTGGCCACAGCAGCACTACCTATGGCCACAGCATCCCATTATGGAGTGGCTTGGTGACCGGGTGCTCACGCAGTTCGGTCGCCACAAGGCGCCGCTGTTGCAAAGCCACAAGCTCGCACCCGATGAACAGGCGTTCATCCTGATGAGCCTGATTCCGAACCGCAAGGGCCAGCCGCTTCTGGTCGAATGGCAGGTCGCCTGCCGCAAGGGCGACGGCGCGTTCGCGCTGGAATCGTTCGATGCCTTTATGGAACGCGCGGGTATCCGGGCAGGTGGTCTGCCGAACCGTGGGGAAACGCCCACGCTCCGGACGCAGATGCAGCGGGCACTGCCACGGGCAGTGAAATACATGCACGAATTCATGGTAGAACGCCAGCAGACCTTCTCCGCCGACATGCAGGCAAGGCTGAAGGACACTCTTGCCGAACTGGAGCGCCTGCAGGAGCGCCAGATGGAGCAGCTCGCGCTAGACCTGGACAAACAGCTCGAAACGGTAAAGCAAGGCCGCTTCGAACGGCGCAGCCAGCAAATCCACAAAGTATTTGATGAATACCGCCGCTGGGTGGCGGACACCTTAACCACTGAACCGCAGCCCTGGATTCAGGTACTGGCCGGTGTGTGCCATCCGCAAGCTGCTGGAGCCTGA